In the genome of Ziziphus jujuba cultivar Dongzao chromosome 10, ASM3175591v1, the window ATCTAAAACTCCAATCCTGATGGCTGGACCACGGGCCCTACAAAAAGCAGAACGCTGTTTTTCGCCCCCGCCAGGGGACTAGGCCAATCATCGCTCAACCAGCcactttattattaaaatttcctttaacaaaaaataaaataaaacaaaaataaacaaagaaaagaaaaactcgATTGATCAAACTCTCCTTCACATGGTAAATGCGAagtaattttaaatgataacatacaaataaaaaagtcaatgaATGATTCGTCCAGTGAGTTCATCCGAAAgctttatattaatataatacaaaatatGTGGAATGGGTTACAGCTAATACGTCAGGCGTGATGCCCATTTCTCACACTTTATGTTTTTCGACAAGATACTCTACCAAACAGCCGCATGGTTCATCCACAACAACAATTCTAGCACAACTACGAATGCTTATGAAACAGAACCATAGTATCAACATAgacttattatttgtttatggacAACAACATATTAAACAGGCATTAAAACGACACTCTAACACCAAGCAATGCCATCAACTGAGAAATGAACTCCGGGTGGCCTGGCCAAGCAGCTCCAGTCACCAAATTTCCATCAGTGAAACAGCGGTAAATTGGTTCAGGTTCTAACCATGTTGCCCCTGCTAACACCACATTAAGCTTTACGGCTGGGTATGCTGTACATTTCTTTCCCTGAATAGCATCACAAGAAAATGAATTATTTCACTATCATCCCACCTTTCActtgatcaaataaaaatattacttaGGAAGTAACGGAAGTTActatttcatttattattcaaTATTGTTACCTGGAGAACACCAGATGCAGCTAAAATTTGCTGCCCATGACAGATAGAGGCAACAGGTTTTTTAGCATCCATAAAATGCTTCACTACTGCAACAACCTTCTCATCTAATGCCAAATATTCAGGAGATCGACCTCCAGGGATGACGAGAGCATCATAACTTGAGCTGTCTAAACCTTCAAAGTCAGCTGTTAATGTGAAATTATGGCCTGGCTTCTCGCTGTAGGTCTGGTCACCTTCAAAATCATGGACAGCGGTTGCACAGGTATCACCAGCCTTCTTCTTGGGGCACACTGCATCAACATGGCACCCTAGAGCTTGAAGGGACTGAAAAGGAACAGTTACCTCATAATCCTCCACGTAATCCTGCAATGAAAGGAAATAACACACAGCAACTGTCACCAACCTAAATTTTCAGATTGGCCGCTGACCTAAACTTTCAGATTTTCACATATTCAATCTGTCAATAGTTTGATCGTTCAACAGTGTTGAGCGATAACTTTTGTTTGTCATGATAACAAGGTTTAAGAGTAAATGCATACCTATGTCAATAAAAAGAATCTAAAAGTATCTGCTTTATCGTTGAGGGAAATAAACCAGCCCAAAACAATGCCTCAACCACTAATTTCTACCACAGGGCAAAAAGCAGAAACCAACTTTCTATACCTTTGATAGATATATTAGAGAACATGCATATTTTGTTACAACTGTTGGATAATGTTCATAAAAAGCTATCTGTTCAAATGACAATTGTACTGTCATCTTCTTATTTGGGACAGTCATCTTCTACCATAGTTATCTTCTACCAAAGTTCTGCCTAAGACCTTGTAAACTTGTAATTGATTCAGAGAGTAAGCAACAACTCTTAATAACATCCCGAGTTGGTTCTGAACTGCATAGACTATTTTACAATCTTCTTTCATTTTCTGcgttttaaatttcatttaaactaCAATATTCCAATTCCCAGCTTATGTTAAGtattaagaaaaaaagtatCATGATTCTGGATGTTAAAGCATAAGAAAGAATGATTCTCCTAATATGGTATTTCTCAATTGCACATACCCCACAGAGGAATAAGATCTTTTTATCCGAACCAGTTATGTTGCCTCCAAGTGCCTTCACGAAGAGCCTAATAAACTCAGGGTGGCCTTCATATGTAGCCGCAGTGATTAGATTACCATCAGCAACGCAAGCCGACATGGTCTCAGGTTCCACCCAATGAGCGCCGGAAGCAATGAGTGCAGGTCTCACAGCAGGAAATGCTGTGCACTTGCGACCTTTAGCTGTACCTGCAGCTGCCAGCACCAGTTGTCCATGGCAAATAGAGGCAATTGGCTTCTTGGAGTCAGCAAATTTTCTCACCAAGTCCACCACTGATGAATTCACAGCCAGATATTCTGGAGCACGCCCTCCTGGTATCACTAACCCATCATATTTGCTAACttcaatttcatcaaaatttgcaTTGAGGGTGAAATTATGCCCACGAGATTCAGAATATGTctgcaatcaattaaaaaaatggaaatgattGTAAAACCAATCCCTAAATAAGCTTGAAGTTCTATATATACTCTATATATAcactctttcttttcttgtttttcttaacTCTCGGAAAATACATATATTcacaaggaaaaaagaaaacttttcacAAGCACCGTATTCTTCAGTCAAATGGGTATTCTCCGATTCCTAGAGAAAACTAAGAAAGTTGCTTAAATTGGGAGAGACATAAACTTGTAAAAATCGGGGGTTTTATAAGGCAACCAATTATAGAAGTCAAAGACTACAACTttataaaggaaaagaaagccaaaaaaaaaataaaaaaataaaaaaaatggtatagGTATTGAAGGGAGGGGAGTAAGAGAATGGACCTGGCGACCAGGAGGAAGCTCATGAATGGCGGTGCGACAGGAATCGCCGGCTTCCTTGCCGGGACAAACGGCATCAACGGCCACTCCGAAAGCCTGCAAGGCTTGAAAAGGAACCATCGCCTCCGAATCTTCCATGTAATCTCCACACAACAACAATACCCTTTTCTGACCCATttcgttctctctctctctctctctctctgtgcgtGAGCTTCTGTGAGTGAGCTTCTGTGAGTGTGAGCAAAATGGAGTTTTCTAGGAGGCTTTCATGGATGTAGTTGCTTCTGGAAAGATGTtgagatatttttataataatcttTTACGATTTCTtcatggaggaaaaaaaaaattataaaaaaataaaaataaataaataaaacccaacaaCGGCAGCAACTCCCTTGGATTGGCATATTCGTCGGcctaagaaaatgaaagaatttttatttttatagaagatttggtGAGATtgattttagcaaaaaaaaatttggtaagattgaaataattttataatactaTAATATCTTGTCGACTGATCTGATGTTAACATGTCACACGTGGTAGTTTACCAGCAAAAGCATGTCGCACGTGGCGAATATCCCGGAGCTAATCTAATTCGTGGCCACCTCATTTTTCTTCTCCTTAATCACATCGCACATtattttcgaaaaaaaaaagaaaaagaaaaaaacagccTATTGCCATTCAGTTTCACTTTCACCACAGTAATTGACAGGACGCAGaagtccttttttcttttttttttcaaaacaattttattttcactaAGCAGATTCTGGAGCAAGAATTTTCTAgctcttttaatttaaaaacaatataatattttctagcTCTTTCGATTAAGCTAATGTGTACATTTTCTCATTCGTGCTTCTCATTACCTTTGGAATGAACGATTTGTTGTTGGGAAATCTACTTTAATTTAGAGTCAAATGTTTATTCAATTGAATATGgtattaatgatattcaatttgaAAAAATCTAGGAAAAAAACACAATCCATATAATTAAAGTATGAATAAAAGAAAGAGATTATGACATAGAGTATCAAAGCctgtagaatcaaaagcatcaaaATGCACAAACAGTGACTTTATCTTAATATCTTTCAATAGAAAATAGCAAATTGGTCTTCGCTTTAATCAAAAGCTCGTTTACTTGTAATTTCCTCCCACTTTTCTTTTCCCTATCGCGGGTCACAATAAGGTGGCCCACTCTTTGCTCGGGTCCAAATATGGTTTGGATTTAAAATTTGTTCAGGTTCTAATCCAAATCAATTACCATATGCAATTAGATTTCTTAGActttaatttacattttttccAACATACTAATACAAAGTCTTTTGTCATTGCCTCCTGGTGCGTTCACAAAAAGCTCGATATACTCAGCATGGCCGTCATATGTAACCCCACAAATTAAATTACCATTACCAAAACATTACAACATGGCCTTCGAAGCACCAGCAGCATTGACATGTCCTAGTGAAAGAAATGCGGTACACTTCCAAGCTTTGAGAGATCCAGCAGCTGCTAAAACCAAATGTCCATGGCAAAAGAAGCAATTGGCTTTTTGGCGTTGGAACATTTCCCGACCAGCTCCAAAATTTACTTATTCCCGATGGTATTACCAATCTATCATTTTTGCCAAACTTAAATTCTATTGACATAGTTTTTAAAAAGCCAGAAACAATTTTTGATGtttaaaaactgtttttgaaaatattttcataatttaaaaaaaaaaaatacttttaaccttctaatttttaaaagcatttttaattaaaatcaatataGAATAACTTTTTATAAAAAGCATTTCTAAATAAGCAAAACCAATAAACAAAGCCTTAATACGATTAAAAGTTGCCTTGAGCCTGGAATAGAAGCCAGGCCATTTAGAACATGtctgtacaaaaaaaaaaaaaaaaattgtaatattgaGTAGACAAACAGgcatagaaaagaatgaaataggaatatatacatataatcatGACTCTTAAAATGGGTTTCTCTTTAAATTTgcaagtaataaatattttggattttgggttataaattgattaaaaaaaaaaaaaaaaaaaaaaaggacaatctGAGCATCGTGTATATTCTATATATGCAAATGGACCGAGAAATGCACCTAAAA includes:
- the LOC107434701 gene encoding protein DJ-1 homolog D, translated to MGQKRVLLLCGDYMEDSEAMVPFQALQAFGVAVDAVCPGKEAGDSCRTAIHELPPGRQTYSESRGHNFTLNANFDEIEVSKYDGLVIPGGRAPEYLAVNSSVVDLVRKFADSKKPIASICHGQLVLAAAGTAKGRKCTAFPAVRPALIASGAHWVEPETMSACVADGNLITAATYEGHPEFIRLFVKALGGNITGSDKKILFLCGDYVEDYEVTVPFQSLQALGCHVDAVCPKKKAGDTCATAVHDFEGDQTYSEKPGHNFTLTADFEGLDSSSYDALVIPGGRSPEYLALDEKVVAVVKHFMDAKKPVASICHGQQILAASGVLQGKKCTAYPAVKLNVVLAGATWLEPEPIYRCFTDGNLVTGAAWPGHPEFISQLMALLGVRVSF